DNA sequence from the Corynebacterium yudongzhengii genome:
GCCGGCTGGCTGTCCGGCTCTTGTGTGCTCGTGCGCTGGTCGGCGTTCGAGGAGGTCGGCGGCTTCGACGAGCGCTACTTCATGTACCTCGAGGACGTTGACCTCGGCGATCGCTTGGGGCGCGCCGGCTACGACAACGTTTACACCCCGTTGGCGCGCATCCACCACGACCAAGGGCACTCCACCAAATCCCGCAGGCACTCCATGCTGCCCGCACACCACCGCAGCGCTTATCGCTTCCTTGCCGATCGCTACCGCGCCTGGTGGCAAGCGCCTCTGCGTTTCTTACTCGCCGCCGGGCTGAAAGCGCGCGGGTTCCTGCTCACACGGGTGGGGTAGGGGTGTTTGGGGGTTTGCTGGGCGTTCTCATGACGTGATAGCGCTGGTCGAAAGCAGCCACCCCTAAAGGAGTACAGGTTTCGACCGCGTTTCGACCGCGTGGGACTCGTTTATATGAGGGTGCTTTCGACCAGGCGCCTGGTTAAGCGGCGTTTAAGTTTCTGCTGTGACGGATGGGGTGGTGTGTGGATTGAGGTGGCGCTCCTGGGCGCCTGCAGGCTTTCGGTTAGCTCGCGTGCGTGTTGCGCTATCGCTGGTCGAAAGCAGTCACCCCTAAAGGAGTGTTGGTTTCGACCGCGTGGGACTCGTTTATATGAGGGTGCTTTCGACCAGCGCGAGCGCAACATGGATCCCGGAGGGGTTGGATGCTTAGCGTCGCCGGCCAGTCGCACTATCCGTCCCACCGGCCCCTTCTGTAGGGCTCCCGCAGTCCGTCAGTCCTACCCTGGCATGCAGCGCTACCGCTGGTCGAAAGCAGTCACCCCTAAAGGAGTGCTGGTTTCGACCGCGCGAGACTCGTTTATATGAGGGTCCTTTCGACCGCGCGCGCCAAAGCACTACCGCCGCATGATCTTTAGCCCCACTCCATGCCAACAACCCACCCACCAACCCCAACGAAAACCCCAACGAAAACCCGCCGCCGACCGGCGGGGCACCCCCGCCGCGAAGCGCGAAACCAGTAGCGTGTATCGGACATGAACCGGATAGATTCGGAGAGTTCGATAATGGCCGTGCGAGACGACGTTGATGCGGTGATTCTGGTCGGTGGTCGTGGTACCCGCCTGCGTCCGCTGACGATCAACACCCCGAAGCCGATGCTCCCGACGGCGAATGCGCCGTTTCTGAAGCACCTGCTAGCGCGCATCAAGGCGGCCGGGATCACGCACGTGGTGCTGGGCACGTCGTATAAGGCGGAGGTCTTCGAGGATTACTTCGGCGATGGCTCGGACATGGGCCTGGAGATTGAGTACGTCGTCGAGGAGGAGGCCCTCGGCACGGGCGGGGCGATCCGCAACGTCTGGGACAAGCTGCGCAACGACACCGTCATGGTCTTCAATGGCGACGTGCTGGGCGATACGGATCTCAACGCGATCCTCGAGACGCACACCTCCAAAGAGGCTGATCTCACCATGCATCTCGTGCGCGTCGGCGATCCCCGCGCCTATGGCTGCGTGCCCACGGATGTCGACGGCCGCGTCACCGCCTTCCTCGAAAAGACCGAGGACCCGCCGACCGATCAGATCAACGCCGGCTGCTACGTCTTCCGTCGCGAACTGATCAAGGACATCCCGCAGGGGCGCGTCGTCTCCGTAGAGCGCGAGACTTTCCCGCAGTTTTTGGAAAGCGGCCGCCGCGTGATCGGCCACGTCGACGTCTCCTACTGGCGCGATATGGGCCGCCCGGACGATTTCGTCCACGGCTCCTCCGACCTGGTGCGCGGCGTCGCCCGCTCCCCGCTGTTGGAAGGCAAGACGGGCGAGGCGAACGTCGACGAGACCGCCGGCGTTGCCGGGGGAGTGCTGCTTTTGGGCGGCACCTCGGTGGGGCGCGGCGCGGAGATCGGTGCGGGCTCGCGTATCGACGGCTCCGTCATCTTCCCCGGCGCCACCATCGAGCCGGGCGCGGTCATTCGCGACTCGATCATCGCCGCCGGCGCCACCATCGGGGCGAACGCCCGCCTGTCGAATGCGGTGATCGGCG
Encoded proteins:
- a CDS encoding sugar phosphate nucleotidyltransferase, which encodes MAVRDDVDAVILVGGRGTRLRPLTINTPKPMLPTANAPFLKHLLARIKAAGITHVVLGTSYKAEVFEDYFGDGSDMGLEIEYVVEEEALGTGGAIRNVWDKLRNDTVMVFNGDVLGDTDLNAILETHTSKEADLTMHLVRVGDPRAYGCVPTDVDGRVTAFLEKTEDPPTDQINAGCYVFRRELIKDIPQGRVVSVERETFPQFLESGRRVIGHVDVSYWRDMGRPDDFVHGSSDLVRGVARSPLLEGKTGEANVDETAGVAGGVLLLGGTSVGRGAEIGAGSRIDGSVIFPGATIEPGAVIRDSIIAAGATIGANARLSNAVIGEGAQIGARCELRDGMRVWPGVVIPDNGVRFSTDA